One part of the Desulfonema ishimotonii genome encodes these proteins:
- a CDS encoding STAS domain-containing protein encodes MIDIYTEKTTGIIKPSGAVTAENIGECRTALLKLIERRCPEVRFDLSALTDIDARFLGLLVMFAATVQKRFPSMRISLAGGNEDLINLFRMTRLDRTCRILP; translated from the coding sequence ATGATAGATATTTACACTGAAAAAACGACCGGAATTATAAAACCGTCCGGGGCTGTCACCGCTGAGAATATCGGAGAATGCCGGACAGCGCTGCTGAAACTGATTGAGAGGAGATGTCCGGAAGTCCGCTTTGACCTGTCGGCCCTGACGGACATCGACGCGCGGTTTCTGGGCCTGCTGGTCATGTTTGCAGCGACCGTGCAGAAACGGTTTCCCTCCATGCGGATATCGCTCGCAGGCGGGAATGAGGATCTTATCAATCTGTTTCGGATGACCCGGCTGGATCGCACCTGCCGGATTCTCCCCTGA
- a CDS encoding chemotaxis protein CheW: MKLEKLAKKTDALIQSIAEKEGKYLTFTLAEEEYGIGILKIKEIIGMMPITSVPQTPEFVKGVINLRGKVIPVIDLRLRFGMESIDYTDRTCIIVVEIEGEAGEIMIGIVVDTVSEVLNIKAEEIEESPRFGTKLDTDYILGLAKTEGSVKILLDIDRVLKSEEVILLEQTA, translated from the coding sequence ATGAAATTGGAAAAACTGGCAAAAAAGACAGATGCGCTGATACAGTCCATCGCAGAAAAAGAGGGCAAGTATCTGACATTCACGCTGGCAGAAGAAGAGTACGGCATTGGTATCCTGAAAATCAAGGAAATTATCGGGATGATGCCCATTACATCCGTCCCCCAGACGCCTGAATTTGTCAAGGGAGTCATCAATCTGAGGGGAAAAGTGATTCCGGTGATAGACCTTCGCCTCAGATTCGGCATGGAATCCATTGATTATACGGACCGAACCTGTATTATTGTCGTGGAAATCGAGGGAGAAGCCGGAGAAATTATGATCGGCATTGTGGTGGATACGGTTTCGGAGGTGTTGAACATCAAAGCCGAAGAGATCGAGGAGTCGCCCCGGTTTGGCACAAAACTGGATACGGATTATATTCTGGGGCTGGCAAAAACCGAAGGCAGTGTCAAAATCCTCCTGGATATTGACAGGGTTCTCAAATCGGAAGAAGTCATACTCCTGGAGCAGACCGCATAA
- a CDS encoding response regulator: MSKDICILVVDDFSTMRRLIRRILRDLGLENVVEADNGNNAWKVLNEHRVDLIICDWNMPYMTGVDLLEKVRGDEKFSDLPFVMVTAEGKKNFILEATKKGVTNYITKPFSAQDLSGKLKGMLRNWG; the protein is encoded by the coding sequence ATGTCCAAGGATATATGTATTCTTGTTGTTGATGATTTTTCGACGATGCGAAGGTTGATCAGAAGAATTCTGCGGGATCTGGGCCTTGAAAATGTTGTTGAGGCAGATAACGGGAATAATGCCTGGAAAGTGCTGAATGAACACCGGGTGGATCTGATCATATGTGACTGGAACATGCCGTATATGACCGGTGTTGATCTTCTGGAAAAGGTTCGCGGTGATGAAAAGTTTTCAGACCTTCCGTTTGTCATGGTCACGGCAGAGGGAAAAAAGAATTTTATTCTGGAGGCGACAAAGAAAGGGGTGACAAATTATATCACCAAACCCTTCAGTGCTCAGGATCTTTCAGGTAAACTGAAAGGGATGCTCAGAAACTGGGGGTAA
- a CDS encoding response regulator, producing MAKDVNILIVDDFPIMRGIIRRMLTKRFGLHNIFEAEDGINAWEVLNEEEIDLIICDWNMPNMTGIALLKKVRGDKRFSDLPFVMVTAEGKKENVIEATRAGVTGFIIKPFTAKDLGKKLKIILQDDA from the coding sequence ATGGCTAAGGATGTGAATATACTGATTGTGGATGACTTTCCTATTATGCGGGGAATTATCAGGAGAATGCTGACCAAACGGTTCGGACTGCACAATATATTTGAAGCCGAAGACGGGATTAATGCGTGGGAAGTTCTGAATGAGGAGGAGATTGATCTTATCATATGTGACTGGAATATGCCGAACATGACGGGAATTGCGCTCCTGAAGAAGGTCAGGGGGGATAAACGGTTTTCAGATCTGCCATTTGTCATGGTCACAGCCGAGGGGAAGAAGGAGAATGTGATTGAAGCGACCAGAGCAGGGGTGACCGGTTTTATTATCAAGCCGTTTACCGCCAAGGATCTGGGGAAAAAGTTGAAGATCATTCTGCAGGATGATGCGTGA
- a CDS encoding chemotaxis protein CheX, producing the protein MEVQDRLDEKLIYPFINATLNVLKTMAFTEAHAEIPYLKSEKTAKGDVSGVIGLTGDLNGTLSVSFPEKSILAIVSNMFAEEMTEVDEEIRDAVGEITNMISGQARQELEDADVSLDSAIPTVISGKGHTIKHITNYPIAAVTFTIDSGEFEFGNGTEFTIEVCLEES; encoded by the coding sequence ATGGAAGTTCAGGATAGACTTGATGAAAAGCTGATTTATCCTTTTATCAATGCAACGCTCAACGTTCTGAAGACCATGGCCTTTACAGAGGCCCATGCGGAAATTCCCTACCTGAAAAGCGAGAAAACAGCCAAAGGAGATGTCTCCGGCGTTATCGGCCTGACCGGTGATCTGAACGGAACGCTCTCCGTCAGTTTTCCGGAAAAAAGTATTCTGGCAATTGTCTCCAACATGTTTGCCGAGGAGATGACAGAGGTCGATGAGGAGATCCGGGACGCGGTCGGCGAAATTACGAACATGATTTCCGGGCAGGCGCGTCAGGAACTGGAGGATGCGGATGTCTCCCTGGATTCTGCCATTCCCACGGTTATCTCCGGCAAGGGCCATACCATCAAGCATATCACAAACTATCCGATTGCCGCAGTGACCTTCACCATTGATAGCGGTGAGTTTGAATTCGGCAATGGGACGGAGTTTACCATAGAGGTCTGCCTCGAAGAAAGCTGA
- a CDS encoding O-methyltransferase, producing the protein MSVYMIENPEAYFRERVPRSDPLLRDMEAAAREDGIPIIGPLMGQLLCLLVRATGAKRILELGTATGYSALWLARGCAETGGEVVTLEHSPGLAKRALSNFRKSGLGRHITLVEGKASDTMADMTGPFDFIFMDIDKEYYRAALAPSARLLRRNGLLVADNTAFKDSDDFNRAVADHPMWEAVNLFAFLPFHSPEKDGLCFALRA; encoded by the coding sequence ATGTCCGTTTATATGATTGAAAATCCCGAAGCATACTTCCGGGAGAGGGTTCCCCGAAGTGATCCCCTTCTGCGGGATATGGAGGCGGCGGCCCGGGAGGACGGGATTCCGATTATCGGTCCGCTGATGGGGCAGCTCCTCTGTCTGCTGGTCCGGGCCACCGGCGCAAAGCGGATACTGGAGCTGGGAACGGCGACGGGGTACTCTGCCCTGTGGCTGGCCAGGGGATGTGCCGAAACCGGGGGGGAGGTCGTCACATTGGAACACAGTCCGGGGCTGGCAAAGCGCGCCCTTTCCAACTTCCGCAAAAGCGGCCTGGGGCGTCATATCACGCTGGTCGAAGGAAAGGCATCCGATACAATGGCGGATATGACAGGTCCCTTTGATTTCATCTTCATGGATATTGACAAGGAATATTATCGGGCCGCGCTGGCGCCCAGCGCCCGCCTGCTCCGGCGCAACGGATTGCTGGTTGCGGATAACACGGCCTTTAAGGATTCGGATGATTTCAACCGGGCCGTTGCCGACCACCCCATGTGGGAGGCGGTAAATCTCTTCGCATTCCTGCCGTTTCATTCCCCTGAAAAAGACGGTCTCTGTTTTGCCCTGCGGGCCTGA
- the lysS gene encoding lysine--tRNA ligase encodes MEKTSDLVGKRRQKIAELKESGVNLFPNDVDVSHTVLEVQARTENAQEPLTEASPVFSVAGRMMAINRFGKSSFIRFRDRTGQMQAYLRKDKIGDEAYALFKKTDMGDFVSLKGGMFQTKTGEWTLLVEEFRLICKSTRPLPEKFHGLKDPEKRYRQRYVDLIMNADVREIFIRRSKIVQAIRNFLSDRDFLEVETPMMQPIPGGAEAEPFVTHHNALDMDLFLRIAPELYLKRLVVGGFDRVFEINRNFRNEGVSARHNPEFTMLEFYQAYATYNDLMALTEKMFKHVAETVTGSSAITYQGDTIEMGGEWQRMTLADSLRDLGGVDPAILGDKEKLLEFGASRGVKITKTGRLGKVITKLFDVLVEPQLIQPTFITGYPVEVSPLSRRSDTQPELTERFELFIAGREIANGFSELNDPEDQRGRFMQQVEDRDAGDKEAHFMDEDYVEALEYGMPPTAGEGIGIDRLAMLLTDSASIREVILFPHMKSK; translated from the coding sequence ATGGAAAAAACAAGTGATCTGGTTGGGAAACGCAGACAGAAGATTGCGGAACTGAAAGAGAGCGGGGTTAACCTTTTCCCCAATGATGTTGATGTGTCACATACGGTTCTGGAAGTGCAGGCCCGTACTGAAAACGCGCAGGAGCCGCTGACGGAAGCGTCGCCGGTTTTTTCGGTGGCCGGCCGGATGATGGCCATTAACCGTTTCGGCAAGTCTTCGTTTATCCGGTTCCGGGATCGGACCGGTCAGATGCAGGCCTATCTGCGCAAGGACAAAATCGGCGATGAGGCCTATGCGCTTTTTAAAAAGACGGATATGGGCGATTTTGTCAGCCTCAAGGGCGGGATGTTCCAGACCAAAACCGGGGAGTGGACCCTCCTGGTGGAAGAGTTCAGACTGATCTGCAAGTCCACCCGCCCCCTGCCCGAAAAATTTCACGGCCTCAAAGACCCTGAAAAGCGATATCGCCAGCGGTATGTGGACCTGATCATGAATGCCGATGTCCGGGAGATCTTCATCCGGCGGAGCAAAATTGTCCAGGCCATCCGGAACTTTCTTTCAGACCGCGACTTCCTCGAGGTGGAAACGCCCATGATGCAGCCGATTCCCGGCGGCGCTGAGGCCGAGCCCTTTGTCACCCATCACAATGCCCTTGACATGGATCTCTTTTTGCGCATTGCGCCTGAACTCTACCTGAAGCGTCTGGTGGTCGGCGGATTTGACCGGGTGTTTGAGATCAACCGGAATTTCCGGAACGAGGGGGTCTCCGCCCGCCATAATCCTGAATTTACCATGCTGGAGTTCTATCAGGCCTATGCCACCTACAATGACCTGATGGCGCTGACTGAGAAGATGTTCAAACATGTGGCGGAAACCGTTACCGGTTCTTCGGCCATTACCTACCAGGGGGATACCATTGAGATGGGGGGCGAGTGGCAGCGGATGACGCTGGCGGATTCGCTCCGGGATCTGGGCGGCGTTGATCCGGCCATCCTCGGCGACAAAGAGAAACTCCTTGAATTCGGCGCATCCAGGGGCGTTAAGATCACCAAGACCGGCAGGCTCGGCAAGGTCATCACCAAGCTCTTTGATGTTCTGGTGGAGCCGCAGCTGATTCAGCCCACCTTTATTACCGGATATCCCGTGGAGGTGTCTCCCCTTTCAAGACGGAGCGATACGCAGCCGGAGCTGACCGAACGGTTTGAGCTGTTTATCGCCGGCCGGGAGATCGCCAACGGCTTTTCAGAGCTGAATGACCCGGAGGATCAGCGGGGGCGCTTTATGCAGCAGGTCGAAGACCGGGACGCCGGAGACAAGGAGGCCCACTTTATGGACGAAGATTATGTCGAGGCCCTGGAATACGGTATGCCTCCCACGGCAGGCGAGGGCATCGGCATCGACCGGCTGGCCATGCTGCTGACCGACTCGGCCTCAATCCGGGAAGTGATCCTCTTCCCGCACATGAAATCCAAATAA
- a CDS encoding lipoprotein-releasing ABC transporter permease subunit, which produces MAFEFFIGRRYLRAKQKQAFISLITLLSVAGVSVGVMALIVVIAVMAGFEDDLKSRILGVESHLVLERREGHFRDYPRIMTYLQGVEGVASVTPFVDTQAMIRTTGGVAGAVLRGVDPETVGLVIPYFDPLSLKSLAEGERDSRTVSGIVLGRELARTLGVLEGDDLYLISPRGMVSPVGHIPAMRRFRVAGLFSSGMYEYDGTLAYIHIDAARKFLRMGDAVSGLDLRLADIYRAGDIGRQIISDLGDAYVTRDWMQMNKNFFSALRLEKSAMFVILTLIILVAAFNIASSLIMMVMEKKRDIAILKAMGATDRSIRRIFVFKGVVIGTVGTILGVMSGTLLCFLLKRYEFISLPSEVYYITTLPVLLKATDVCLIGAAALFICLLATLYPAYLAARTNPAEALRYG; this is translated from the coding sequence ATGGCTTTTGAATTTTTTATCGGACGGCGCTATCTCAGGGCCAAACAGAAGCAGGCGTTTATCTCCCTGATTACGCTTCTCTCCGTGGCAGGCGTGAGTGTCGGGGTGATGGCCCTGATTGTGGTGATCGCGGTGATGGCCGGGTTTGAGGATGATCTGAAATCCCGGATTCTGGGGGTGGAATCCCATCTGGTGCTGGAGCGCCGGGAGGGCCACTTCCGGGACTATCCCCGCATAATGACATATCTGCAGGGCGTCGAAGGGGTGGCATCGGTTACCCCGTTTGTCGATACCCAGGCCATGATACGCACCACCGGCGGGGTGGCCGGGGCTGTGCTGCGGGGGGTGGACCCCGAAACGGTAGGCTTGGTGATCCCCTATTTCGACCCGTTATCCCTGAAATCGCTGGCAGAGGGGGAGCGCGATTCCCGGACGGTCAGCGGCATTGTTCTGGGACGGGAGCTGGCCCGGACGCTGGGTGTTCTGGAGGGGGATGACCTCTATCTGATTTCGCCGAGGGGCATGGTGTCGCCCGTGGGACACATTCCGGCAATGCGGCGTTTCAGAGTGGCGGGACTTTTTTCCTCCGGCATGTATGAATATGACGGCACTCTGGCCTATATTCACATTGACGCGGCCCGGAAGTTTCTGCGCATGGGCGATGCCGTGTCGGGGCTGGATCTCCGTCTGGCCGATATTTACAGGGCCGGTGATATTGGCAGGCAGATCATCTCCGACCTGGGTGATGCCTATGTGACCCGGGACTGGATGCAGATGAACAAAAATTTTTTTTCGGCCCTCCGGCTGGAGAAGAGTGCCATGTTCGTCATTCTGACCCTGATTATCCTGGTGGCCGCCTTCAATATCGCCAGTTCCCTGATTATGATGGTCATGGAGAAAAAACGGGATATCGCCATTCTCAAAGCCATGGGGGCGACCGACAGGAGCATTCGCCGGATATTTGTCTTCAAGGGGGTGGTGATCGGAACCGTCGGCACGATACTGGGGGTGATGTCCGGCACACTGCTCTGCTTTCTCCTGAAGCGGTATGAATTTATTTCTCTGCCCTCGGAGGTTTATTACATTACCACCCTTCCCGTATTGCTGAAAGCCACAGACGTGTGTCTGATTGGCGCAGCAGCCCTTTTTATCTGCCTGCTGGCCACGCTCTATCCCGCATATCTGGCCGCCAGGACAAATCCGGCGGAGGCCCTGCGCTATGGATAG
- a CDS encoding ABC transporter ATP-binding protein, with protein sequence MDRRKNHKYQDAPEKRSVAAADDELVLVKGLCKGYNDTNSRIDILKHLDFRLGKGETVAVVGASGIGKSTLLHILGTLDRPDSGTLLFRGQDVFRFDAERLAEFRNRSIGFVFQFHHLLPEFSALENAMMPLLISGRDKKAAAEAAGSLLIRVGLENRLTHRVSELSGGEQQRVALARALVLRPPLLLADEPTGNLDKRNSEQVHELLCELNRELSMTLVVVTHSPDLAGYMSRRVTLLDGQMVEMS encoded by the coding sequence ATGGATAGGAGAAAGAATCATAAATATCAGGACGCACCGGAAAAGAGATCGGTGGCTGCGGCCGATGATGAACTTGTTCTTGTAAAGGGCCTGTGCAAAGGGTATAACGATACAAACTCCCGCATTGATATCCTGAAACACCTCGATTTCAGGCTGGGAAAGGGGGAGACTGTCGCGGTAGTTGGGGCTTCCGGTATCGGAAAATCGACCCTGCTTCACATCCTGGGCACACTGGACCGGCCCGACAGCGGCACCCTGCTTTTCAGGGGGCAGGACGTATTCCGGTTCGATGCCGAAAGGCTGGCGGAGTTCCGTAACCGGTCGATCGGATTTGTGTTTCAGTTCCACCACCTGCTGCCGGAATTCAGCGCCCTTGAGAACGCCATGATGCCCCTGCTCATCAGCGGCAGGGACAAAAAGGCGGCGGCCGAGGCTGCCGGGTCCCTGCTGATCCGGGTCGGACTTGAAAACCGCCTGACCCACCGGGTCAGCGAACTCTCCGGCGGCGAACAGCAGCGGGTGGCCCTGGCGCGGGCACTGGTGTTACGTCCCCCGCTGCTCCTTGCGGATGAGCCGACAGGCAATCTGGATAAACGTAACAGCGAGCAGGTCCATGAGCTGCTCTGTGAACTGAACCGTGAACTGTCAATGACGTTGGTCGTGGTCACACACAGCCCGGATCTTGCAGGTTACATGTCCCGGCGTGTGACGCTTTTGGATGGACAAATGGTTGAAATGAGTTGA
- the bamA gene encoding outer membrane protein assembly factor BamA, which translates to MFRRSVVKEWFIIVLLCCLSGTVHAQDAVRVTVLPFEINAIEGRDYLQEKLPAVIKTFLDEEGATVVDPQIPRGTPWAAVTRKTGGIRRFGIDRGADYVIWGSLTRVGQKISIDAKMISSMGTERPSVFFTEGRGIEDLSTTVRELVREFSLKLFKKERVAKVGIKGNRRIESDAIREVIKTGPGDVFLAKSLSGDLKAVYKMGYFDDIRIDAEESPDGKIITFNVREKPTIRRIRITGNRIYEDDEVKENLNLKTGSILNIYDIQSNIRRIESLYKDKNYHNVRVAYNTEPLENNQADLEFVIEEGEKVRIKSISFIGNQAFSNEDLKDLIKSSEKGIWSWLTSSGELNREDLNQDAARLTAFYHNNGYIEAKVGEPEIDYEGNWIFISMKIDEGPRYRIGNVAVAGDLIMPEKELLGRLKITREEYYSREIVRSDTLKLTDLYSDEGYAYADIAPKIDRQANRLVVDLTYTVKKGKQVYFEKIMISGNTKTRDKVIRRQLRVYEQGLYSGQRLKRGVRNLHRLDYFEDIKVNTVPGSADDQMVLKIDVSEKPTGTFSFGGGYSSEDNLFAMASISQRNLFGRGQTLQLKAELGGSTTRFTTSFTEPWLFDIPLSAGFDLYNWEREYDTYDRDSVGGAIRFGYPVIDYTRAYLTYRYDISDIRNVTDDASDEVQDLEGENTTSSVTGMLKYDSRDKAFNPTEGGSHNISIEYAGLGGDIAFTKYTGEAGQYFPLFWGTVGFVHAKGGYVRENSGGKLPDYEKFYLGGINSLRGFDWREISLRDEDDAEIGGYKFVQFNVEYIVPLIKEAGLVGVLFFDTGNVFDKSEDVRWDDLRESAGFGFRWYSPMGPIRIEYGYILDRKDNEESGRWEFAMGSAF; encoded by the coding sequence ATGTTCAGACGTTCCGTAGTAAAAGAGTGGTTCATCATTGTCCTGCTGTGCTGTCTCTCCGGCACAGTACACGCCCAGGATGCCGTCCGTGTGACGGTGCTGCCCTTTGAGATTAATGCCATAGAGGGACGGGACTATCTTCAGGAAAAGCTGCCTGCGGTGATCAAAACGTTTCTGGACGAAGAGGGGGCCACTGTGGTGGACCCGCAGATTCCCAGGGGGACACCGTGGGCTGCCGTCACCCGGAAAACGGGCGGTATCCGCCGGTTCGGCATCGACCGGGGCGCGGACTATGTGATATGGGGCAGTCTGACCCGTGTCGGCCAGAAGATCAGTATTGACGCCAAAATGATCTCCAGTATGGGGACGGAGCGCCCGTCGGTCTTCTTTACAGAGGGGCGGGGCATCGAAGACCTCTCCACGACCGTCAGAGAGCTGGTGCGCGAGTTCAGTCTGAAGCTGTTTAAAAAGGAGCGGGTGGCAAAGGTCGGGATAAAGGGAAACCGCCGGATTGAATCGGACGCCATCAGAGAGGTGATCAAAACCGGGCCGGGAGACGTGTTTCTGGCCAAGAGCCTTTCCGGAGACCTCAAGGCCGTCTATAAAATGGGCTATTTTGACGATATCCGGATCGATGCCGAGGAGAGTCCCGACGGCAAGATCATCACCTTTAACGTCAGGGAGAAGCCGACGATCCGGCGCATCCGTATCACGGGGAACCGGATCTACGAAGATGACGAGGTGAAGGAGAACCTGAACCTCAAAACCGGCTCGATTCTGAACATCTACGATATTCAGAGCAATATCCGGCGGATCGAATCCCTTTACAAGGACAAGAACTATCACAACGTCCGGGTCGCCTACAACACGGAACCGCTGGAAAACAACCAGGCCGATCTGGAATTCGTGATTGAGGAGGGGGAAAAGGTCCGCATCAAATCCATCAGCTTTATCGGCAACCAGGCGTTCAGCAATGAGGATCTGAAGGATCTGATAAAGTCTTCGGAAAAGGGGATCTGGTCCTGGCTCACCTCTTCCGGCGAGCTGAACAGGGAGGATCTGAACCAGGATGCGGCCCGGCTGACGGCCTTTTATCACAATAACGGCTACATTGAGGCGAAAGTCGGGGAGCCTGAAATTGATTATGAGGGCAACTGGATCTTCATCTCCATGAAGATCGACGAAGGCCCCCGCTACCGGATCGGCAATGTCGCCGTGGCCGGTGACCTCATCATGCCGGAAAAAGAGCTGCTCGGAAGACTGAAGATCACCCGGGAGGAGTATTACAGCCGGGAGATCGTGCGCAGTGATACCCTGAAGCTGACAGATCTCTATTCGGATGAGGGATATGCCTACGCGGATATTGCCCCCAAAATCGACAGGCAGGCAAACCGCCTGGTGGTGGACCTGACCTATACGGTGAAAAAGGGGAAACAGGTTTATTTTGAAAAAATTATGATCAGCGGAAATACCAAAACACGGGACAAGGTGATCCGCCGCCAGCTCCGGGTTTACGAACAGGGTCTCTACAGTGGCCAGCGCCTGAAACGGGGGGTTCGCAACCTGCACCGTCTCGACTACTTTGAAGATATTAAGGTCAACACGGTCCCGGGCAGCGCGGACGACCAGATGGTCCTGAAGATCGATGTCTCGGAAAAGCCGACCGGGACCTTCAGCTTCGGCGGCGGGTACAGCAGTGAGGATAATCTGTTTGCAATGGCCTCCATCTCCCAGCGCAACCTCTTCGGACGGGGCCAGACGCTTCAGCTGAAGGCCGAACTCGGCGGAAGCACCACCCGGTTTACCACGAGCTTCACCGAGCCCTGGCTGTTTGATATTCCCCTCTCCGCAGGTTTTGACCTGTATAACTGGGAACGGGAGTACGACACCTATGACCGGGACAGTGTGGGGGGGGCGATCCGCTTCGGCTATCCGGTGATCGACTATACACGGGCCTACCTGACATACCGGTATGATATCAGTGATATTCGGAATGTCACCGATGACGCCTCCGATGAGGTCCAGGATCTTGAGGGGGAGAACACCACCAGCAGTGTGACGGGTATGCTGAAATATGACTCCAGGGACAAGGCGTTCAACCCCACCGAAGGCGGGAGCCACAATATCAGCATTGAATATGCGGGTCTGGGCGGGGATATTGCCTTTACCAAATATACGGGGGAGGCCGGTCAGTACTTCCCGCTGTTCTGGGGGACCGTCGGCTTTGTCCACGCAAAGGGCGGCTACGTCCGCGAGAACAGCGGCGGCAAGCTCCCCGACTATGAGAAATTTTACCTGGGGGGCATCAACTCGCTGCGCGGGTTTGACTGGCGCGAGATCAGCCTGCGGGATGAGGATGACGCGGAGATCGGCGGCTACAAATTTGTACAGTTCAATGTTGAGTATATCGTGCCGCTGATCAAAGAGGCCGGCCTGGTCGGCGTTCTTTTCTTTGACACGGGGAACGTATTTGACAAGTCTGAGGATGTCCGGTGGGACGATCTGCGGGAGAGCGCCGGGTTCGGATTCCGGTGGTATTCGCCCATGGGGCCGATCCGGATTGAGTATGGCTATATTCTTGACCGCAAAGATAATGAAGAAAGCGGGCGCTGGGAGTTTGCGATGGGAAGCGCATTCTGA
- a CDS encoding OmpH family outer membrane protein — MRTIRFTFVTIAVLLFFLTPSLAQAAAATKIGVIDIQKVLKESKAGKKARENIEKKGKSLEKSLKEKGAAIEKLKKKLEAEAMVMSKEKREDRERDFRIKINDFKMLEKKYAKDFQKYKNEVLKEIQKQVFKVVQDIGKKEGYTLIVDKGVLLYASDAVDMTDLLIKEFNRKR; from the coding sequence ATGAGAACGATTCGGTTTACGTTTGTTACGATTGCCGTGCTTCTGTTTTTTCTGACACCGTCACTGGCACAGGCTGCTGCCGCCACGAAGATCGGTGTGATCGACATTCAGAAGGTACTCAAGGAGTCAAAGGCCGGGAAAAAGGCCAGGGAGAATATTGAAAAAAAGGGGAAATCCCTGGAAAAATCCCTTAAGGAAAAGGGAGCGGCGATCGAGAAGCTGAAAAAGAAGCTGGAAGCCGAGGCCATGGTGATGAGCAAGGAAAAACGCGAGGACAGGGAGCGGGATTTCCGGATCAAAATCAACGACTTTAAAATGCTGGAAAAAAAATACGCAAAAGATTTTCAGAAATATAAAAACGAGGTTCTGAAAGAGATTCAGAAACAGGTGTTTAAAGTGGTTCAGGATATTGGGAAGAAAGAGGGGTACACGCTGATTGTTGACAAGGGGGTTCTGCTGTACGCCTCCGATGCCGTTGATATGACCGATCTGCTGATCAAAGAGTTCAACAGGAAGAGATAA
- the lpxD gene encoding UDP-3-O-(3-hydroxymyristoyl)glucosamine N-acyltransferase, translating into MKIRLTEIAETIGGEIIGDAGREISGVAPFEHAGADHITLAGSPKFLKALESARAGAVIVPRNITAGAATVIAVDNPGVAFAKVVEMFHPKPAPEDRISPRAHMGEAVTCGQQVSVGHFVSVGDRVSLGNRVRIHPGVVIGADVTIGDDVEIYPNVTIRERCRIGSRVIIHAGTVIGSDGFGFAPDGAQYYKIPHTGIVQIDDDTEIGACNAIDRGTFGKTHIGRGVKTDNLVHIAHNVTVGENSVLVAQVGISGSTRIGKHAILAGQAGISGHLNLGDNVTVGPQAGIAKSVPDGEIVSGSPGISHRLWLRVQQLIPKLPEMRKRVAELEKRLEKLEEK; encoded by the coding sequence ATGAAAATCAGACTGACAGAGATCGCCGAAACCATCGGCGGTGAGATTATCGGAGACGCCGGCAGGGAGATTTCCGGGGTCGCCCCCTTTGAACATGCCGGGGCGGACCATATCACCCTGGCCGGCAGCCCGAAGTTTCTGAAGGCACTTGAAAGCGCCAGGGCCGGGGCCGTGATCGTGCCCCGGAATATTACCGCTGGCGCAGCGACGGTGATCGCCGTGGACAACCCGGGCGTCGCCTTTGCCAAAGTGGTCGAAATGTTTCACCCGAAACCGGCGCCGGAAGACCGCATCAGCCCCCGCGCCCACATGGGGGAGGCCGTGACATGCGGCCAGCAGGTTTCCGTGGGCCACTTTGTCTCGGTCGGGGACCGCGTGTCCCTGGGAAACCGGGTGCGGATTCACCCCGGCGTGGTGATCGGGGCGGATGTGACCATCGGTGATGATGTGGAAATATATCCCAATGTGACCATCCGGGAGCGCTGCCGGATCGGCAGCCGGGTGATCATCCACGCCGGAACCGTCATCGGCAGTGACGGGTTCGGCTTTGCCCCGGACGGGGCGCAGTATTACAAGATCCCCCACACCGGTATCGTTCAGATTGATGACGATACGGAGATCGGGGCCTGCAACGCCATTGACCGGGGCACGTTCGGCAAAACCCACATCGGACGCGGCGTAAAGACCGATAATCTGGTTCATATCGCCCACAACGTGACCGTGGGAGAGAACAGCGTCCTGGTGGCCCAGGTCGGCATTTCCGGCAGCACCCGTATCGGAAAGCACGCCATTCTGGCCGGACAGGCCGGGATTTCCGGGCACCTGAACCTCGGCGACAACGTGACGGTCGGACCCCAGGCGGGAATTGCCAAATCGGTCCCGGACGGAGAGATTGTCTCCGGTTCACCGGGAATTTCCCATCGCCTGTGGCTGCGGGTCCAGCAACTGATTCCGAAGCTGCCGGAGATGAGGAAGCGGGTGGCGGAACTGGAAAAGCGGCTGGAGAAACTTGAGGAGAAATAA